A section of the Malus sylvestris chromosome 17, drMalSylv7.2, whole genome shotgun sequence genome encodes:
- the LOC126611063 gene encoding 7-deoxyloganetin glucosyltransferase-like produces MCSTVQFANKPHAVCIPAPAQSHIKAMVKLAKLLHTRGFHITFVNTEFNHKRFLKSQGPNSLDGLPDFRFEAIPDGLPDSDEGATQDVTLLAEAVVKDRFFSPFRDLLVRLNEKASCVPPVTCIVSDGFMSPFAITAAEEFGLPIALFFTIAACSFMGFKHYRALIEKGLVPLKDESYLRNGFLDKVINWIPGMKDIRLRDLPTFFRTTNLDDTLLNLCMNVTDEVHKASAVILLTFNALEQDVLSALSSMRNIPPVYTIGPIELLLNQIPKDPLKVVGYSLWKEETECLQWLDSKAPNSVVYVNFGSITVMTLEQLVEFGWGLANSKLPFFWVIRPDLVIGESAILSPDFFAETREKGLIASWCPQEQVLNHPSVGGFLTHSGWNSTMESLTAGVPMLCWPFFADQQTDCYYTCNKWGIGMEIDNDVKRDGVRKLIKELMEGEKGKKMKSKAMEWKKLAKEATGPLGSSSTNFDNLVNNVLLRNT; encoded by the exons ATGTGTTCCACTGTACAATTTGCCAATAAGCCTCATGCGGTTTGTATTCCGGCTCCTGCGCAGAGCCATATAAAGGCAATGGTAAAACTGGCCAAGCTCCTTCACACTAGAGGCTTTCACATAACCTTTGTCAACACAGAGTTCAATCACAAGCGCTTTCTTAAGTCTCAAGGCCCCAACTCTCTCGATGGCTTGCCGGATTTTCGGTTTGAAGCGATCCCAGATGGCCTTCCGGATTCGGATGAGGGTGCTACCCAAGATGTCACTTTGCTTGCTGAGGCCGTCGTGAAAGATAGATTCTTTTCTCCGTTCCGCGACCTCCTTGTAAGACTCAATGAAAAGGCAAGCTGTGTTCCTCCAGTGACTTGTATTGTTTCAGATGGATTCATGTCCCCATTCGCCATCACAGCTGCTGAAGAATTTGGACTCCCTATTGCCTTGTTCTTCACTATTGCTGCATGCAGCTTCATGGGGTTTAAACACTACCGCGCTTTGATCGAAAAGGGACTTGTACCACTCAAAG ATGAGAGCTATTTAAGaaatggatttttggacaaGGTCATCAATTGGATTCCAGGAATGAAGGACATTCGTTTGAGGGATCTCCCAACCTTCTTCCGAACCACAAATCTCGATGACACCCTGCTTAACTTGTGCATGAACGTAACTGATGAAGTTCACAAAGCTTCAGCAGTTATTCTTCTTACTTTTAATGCGTTGGAGCAAGATGTTTTGAGTGCTCTTTCATCTATGCGTAATATTCCACCTGTTTATACCATCGGCCCGATCGAATTACTTCTCAATCAGATACCAAAAGACCCTTTGAAGGTTGTTGGGTATAGTCTATGGAAAGAAGAAACTGAGTGTCTCCAATGGCTCGATTCCAAGGCACCAAACTCAGTTGTTTATGTGAATTTCGGCAGCATAACGGTCATGACATTGGAACAACTTGTGGAgtttggttggggacttgcaaataGCAAGCTTCCATTCTTTTGGGTAATTAGGCCTGATTTGGTTATCGGCGAATCAGCGATTTTGTCACCTGATTTTTTTGCCGAAACAAGAGAAAAAGGTCTAATAGCAAGTTGGTGCCCACAAGAGCAAGTTCTAAACCATCCATCAGTTGGAGGGTTTTTAACACACAGTGGTTGGAATTCAACCATGGAGAGTTTGACTGCTGGAGTGCCTATGCTTTGTTGGCCATTTTTTGCTGACCAGCAAACTGACTGTTACTATACTTGCAATAAATGGGGGATTGGCATGGAGATTGATAACGATGTCAAGAGAGATGGAGTACGGAAGCTTATTAAAGAGTTGATGGAGGGAGAGAAGGGtaagaaaatgaaaagtaaGGCCATGGAGTGGAAGAAACTAGCAAAAGAGGCTACTGGTCCACTTGGTTCTTCATCCACAAACTTTGACAACCTAGTGAATAATGTTCTATTAAGGAACACTTAG
- the LOC126611786 gene encoding uncharacterized protein LOC126611786, producing the protein MERYYKKQCLNPSPNIPDSPPLPSNIPGSPPPPSSIPSSAQQSEITELDEILANLPADPGLRRRMLDYPLNCRKAIRRYYLQKEPCQPKSHIMPRKASDNRCFITGWFDNFKWLEYSIVKDAAFCRYCYLFKCDFDKAGGSGSDVFTTKGFTNWRKGPENFRVHEGGVGSLHNKVMQQAKDLMTQKQHIETFVIKQTDEARVNYHTLLSGALDCTRWLLRQGLAFRGHDESLKSSNRGNYIELMQFLADHNEKVRKVVFENAPKNLKYTSSDIQKDLVRACAIETINAITKYMEGTFFSLLVDGSRDTSNKEQMAVVLRYVNKKGEAIEKCLGVQHVSSTTSSSLEEAIERLFATTNLSMSKLRGQGYDGASNMRGELNGLKAKILNKYPQAFYIHCFAHQLQLALVFVAKENEDVANFFINTNRLVNLIGSSCKRRDALREKQQEQIQKALHLGNLKMGKGLNQESSLMRPCDTRWNSHYGTIVSIIVMFEAVVEVVEWIKSDRNQDNLGEATGLFKDIQTFDFVFHLFLMRLILGITNELSQALQKKDQDIVNAMALVEVCKQRLQSLRDDDFGDLLHDVEKFCEEHDIVIPNMEDLHIVPGKSRRKAPKITNFHYYRVDLYFQVLDMQLKELNDRFNEVNTELLLCMACLSPVNNFASFDKEKIVRLAQLYPQDFDRMDLMNLPIQLDNYIQDMKMHSEFSSLRGISDLAKELVKTGRCESYMLVYKLLTLALVLPVATASVERAFSAMKIDTN; encoded by the exons ATGGAACGATATTATAAGAAACAGTGCTTAAATCCTTCTCCAAATATTCCGGATAGTCCTCCTcttccttcaaatattccgggtagtcctcctcctccttctagtATTCCGAGTAGTGCACAACAAAGTGAGATTACTGAGTTGGATGAAATATTAGCTAATCTTCCGGCAGACCCTGGACTGAGACGTCGAATGCTTGATTATCCACTCAATTGTCGTAAAGCAATTCGTAGATACTACCTTCAAAAGGAACCTTGTCAACCGAAGTCTCACATCATGCCAAGGAAAGCTAGCGACAATCGATGTTTTATTACAGGttggtttgataattttaagtggttggagtatagtataGTAAAAGATGCTGCATTTTGCCGTTATTGCTATCTTTTTAAATGTGATTTTGATAAAGCGGGTGGTAGTGGAAGTGATGTCTTCACTACAAAAGGGTTTACAAATTGGAGGAAAGGACCCGAAAATTTTCGAGTCCACGAGGGAGGTGTTGGAAGTCTTCATAATAAAGTTATGCAACAAGCTAAAGACTTGATGACACAAAAACAACACATTGAAACATTTGTGATCAAGCAAACTGATGAAGCTCGCGTTAATTATCACACTTTACTAAGTGGAGCACTTGATTGCACAAGATGGTTGTTGCGACAAGGTTTGGCTTTTCGTGGGCACGATGAATCTTTGAAATCGAGCAATAGGGGTAATTACATAGAGCTTATGCAATTTCTTGCCGATCATAATGAGAAAGTTAGAAAGGTTGTGTTTGAGAATGCTCCCAAGAATCTCAAGTATACTTCTTCCGATATTCAAAAGGATCTTGTTCGTGCTTGTGCTATTGAAACTATTAATGCAATCACTAAATATATGGAaggtacatttttttctcttttggttgatGGATCACGTGATACTTCCAATAAAGAGCAAATGGCGGTGGTATTGCGTTATGTGAACAAAAAAGGAGAAGCAATTGAAAAGTGTTTGGGTGTTCAACATGTCTCCTCTACAACTAGTAGCTCACTTGAAGAGGCTATTGAGAGATTGTTTGCTACAACAAATTTGAGTATGTCCAAGTTACGAGGACAAGGCTATGATGGAGCTAGTAATATGAGAGGTGAGTTAAATGGTCTTAAAGCAAAGATTTTGAACAAATATCCTCAAGCATTTTATATTCATTGTTTTGCACACCAACTCCAACTAGCTCTTGTATTTGTGGCAAAGGAAAATGAGGATGTTgccaatttcttcatcaatACTAATAGATTGGTGAATCTTATTGGATCTTCGTGCAAGCGTCGTGATGCATTGAGAGAGaaacaacaagaacaaattcaaaaagCTCTTCATCTTGGTAATCTTAAAATGGGTAAAGGGTTAAATCAAGAAAGTAGCCTCATGCGTCCATGTGATACACGGTGGAACTCGCATTATGGTACTATAGTTAGTATTATTGTTATGTTTGAAGCCGTGGTGGAGGTGGTTGAATGGATTAAAAGTGATCGCAACCAAGATAATCTCGGTGAAGCTACTGGGTTATTCAAAGACATacaaacttttgattttgtgtttcaccttttcttgatgAGACTTATATTGGGAATTACAAATGAGTTATCACAAGCATTGCAAAAGaaagatcaagatattgtgaatgcaatggcgTTAGTGGAAGTATGCAAGCAAAGACTACAATCCTTGAGAGATGATGACTTTGGGGACTTGTTGCATGATGTAGAAAAGTTTTGTGAGGAGCATGATATTGTCATTCCTAACATGGAGGATTTGCATATCGTACCTGGAAAATCAAGGCGTAAagctccaaaaatcacaaacttcCATTACTATCGTGTAGACCtctattttcaagtccttgATATGCAACTAAAGGAATTGAATGATCGCTTCAATGAGGTAAACACCGAGTTGCTTCTTTGTATGGCATGTTTGAGTCCAgtgaataattttgcatcttttgacaaagaaaaaattgttCGTTTAGCCCAACTTTATCCTCAAGATTTTGATCGTATGGACCTCATGAATCTTCCAATTCAACTTGACAATTACATTCAAGATATGAAGATGCATAGTGAGTTTTCATCATTGAGAGGAATCAGTGATCTTGCAAAAGAGTTAGTGAAGACTGGGAGGTGTGAAAGTTATATGTTAGTGTATAAGCTTCTTACATTGGCTTTGGTGTTACCGGTTGCAACCGCTTCGGTGGAGAGagctttttctgctatgaagatt GACACCAACTAG